The sequence TGCGCGCCGGCCCAGTCCAGAGCGCGCAGCCCCGCGACAACCGCCTCGGCACCGTGCTCCGACGCTCCGTTCACCGTGCGCAGGGCGTGGAACCGAGGGCCGTGGAAGAGGGCTGTGCTCTCGTAGGGACCGGCCGCGTCGAGCGGCTTCAGGGCCTCGGGGGTGTCCCAGGCGTCCGGAGCCGGCAGCTCGCCGGCGGTGTCGAGCACGGCCCGGTAGTACGCCGTACCGTCCTCGCCCCGCAGCTCCGCGTCGAGGCCCCGCGGCGCACCGGGCGCGCCCCGGCTGCCGAGCACGGTGAGCCGGTGGCCCGCCCCCGCCAGGTCCGGCAGGGCGCACGTCCGGTACACGCGCAGCTCCCGCACGACGAGCGGACCGGAGGCCGGGAGCCACGCCGCGGCGGCACCGGCGAACCAGTCCAGGGCCATCGCCACGGGCAGCACGGGGACACCGGCGGGCGCGTGGTCCGCCAGCTGAGGCAGCGCGTCCGCGCGGACCAGCACCTGTGCCCGGGACGCGTCACCGGCCGGTGCGATCGCCGCGGGGTCCTCGCCGGCCACGAGGACGACCCGGGGCTCACCGGCCGGGCCGGCCAACTCGGCGCTGAAGGCGGCGGCACCCTGCGCCAGGGGGATGAGCGGCACCCCGGACCGGCCGAAGTGCGCCGCGAGGGAGGGGCTGACCATTCCGCCCTGCCACGGCCCCCAGGCCACACACCGCACCAGGCAGTCGGGACGGCGGGCCTGTTCGGCGGATGCCACCTGGTGCAGCACCTCGTTGGCCATGGCGTAGTCGCACTGCCCCGGGTTGCCGAACACGGCGGCCACCGACGAGAACAGGATGATCGTGTCCAGCGGATCGTCCGCCGTCGCCGCCAGCAGGGCCCGCAGCCCGTCCACCTTCGTGGACATCACCAGCCCGGCCTGTTCGTCGCTCTTCTCGGCGATCCGCTTGTCGGCCAGCACCCCCGCACCGTGCACGATGCCGGTGACCGGACCCCATGCCTCGCGTACGTCACGCAGCGCCGCGGCCAGGGCGTCGGCGTCGCGGGCGTCCGCCCGGACGTACCGGACCGGTGATCCGGCCGCCTCCAGCGCGGCCAGCGTCGCCCGCACCTCGCGCGCGGCCAGGATCTCCCGGGCCCGCGCCGCGATGCGCGCGGGGGAGGCGTCCGTCCCGGCGGCGTCCGCGCGTTCGGCGAGCAGGCGGGTGAGCGACGGCTCGTCGGCAGCCGCGTCGAGCCCCGCGGGTTCGGCGCCCGGGTCGGTCCTGCCCACCAGCACGATCCGGGGACGGTGTGCCCCGGCCAGGTCCAGCAGGGCGGCGGCGGTCACCCCGCGCGCGCCGCCGGTGGCCACGAGCACCGACGCGGAGGAGATCCGGCCCTTCCCTTCCGGTGCCACCGGAGCGGGCACCAGGTGCGGGACGGCCCGTGAACCGTCGGCCCGGAGACCGGCCTCCTTGTCGGCTCCACCTTCGAGGAGTTCGCGTACGACCGCCTCGGCGACCTCCTCGTCGTCCCGGCCGCCCCGCTCGCAGTCGACGACCCTGCACGAGGCGCCGGGCCACTCCTTCGCCGCGGTCCTGACCAGTCCGGCGACCCCGCCCAGCCAGGCCCGGTCGCGCGTGCGACCGCCGAGCCCGAAGTCGCCCCCGGTGTCCTGCACGGCCACGAACACGACCTCGCCCCCGGCCGTTGCCCGCGCCGCCACCGTCCGCGCCGCGCGGAACGCCGACAGGTGCAGCTCCCTCGCCTCGTCCGGTGCGCTCGACGAGGTGAGCCCGCCCAGATGGATGACCGCCCGTGCGTCCGACGGCACCTCGGCCACGGCGGTGGCATCCACGCCGTGCTCGACGAGCTTCCGTGCGACGAGACCGGTCAGCCCGTCGGGACCCGCGCCGGTCACCACGACGGGCCCGTCCAGCAGACCCGCCGTCACCAGACCCGATGCCGGTGACTCCACCAGGCGCGGTACGAGCCGCGTCAGGGGCACGTCCTTCCCGGGCCGGGTGTCCGGGACGGGAGACCCGGCACCCTCCGGGGCGGCGGAGCCCGTGGCGGCCGGGGGCGTCGGCGCGGGGCCGGAGACGAGGGCATCGACGATCTCGCGCAGCGTGCGAAGCCGCCCCAGGCGACCGACGTCGCCCGATGCCACGTCGCCCACCTGACGGCGGACCGCCGACAGGATCTCGACCCGCTTGATGGAGTCGACCCCCAGATCGGCCTCCAGCTCCATGTCCAGGGTGAGCATCTCCGCCGGATAGCCGGTCAGCCGGGCCACCACCGACAGAAGTACGCCCTCCAGTTCGGACGACGACATGGCATGGGGCGCATCGGCGTCGGGGGAGGCCGGAATCGGAACGGCAGAAGGAACCATGACCGGGGCGGGAGCGGGTGCCACGGGCATCGGCGGTACGGGCACGGCCTCCGGCACCGGCACGGGCACAGCCATCGCGGGCACAGGCGCGACCGCCGGGAGCCGGGGAGGCGGGAGCGGTACGGGCACGGTGACGGCCTCGCCGGCGTCCGCGTCCCCACCCGGCGGCATGCCGAGCAACGCGGCCATGCTCGTCTCGGTCATCCGCAGAAACGCCGTGTGGCTGTCCACCAGCATGCGCTGACACGCCGCGTGGGCCTCCGCCGTCTGCCGGTGCACCTGCTCGACGGCCGCGTACACGTCCGGACCGAGGGAGGTGACGGCCTCGGGCACGGGGGCGGGGGCATCGGCGGCCCCGACGGTCCGCGCAGGCGCGGGTTGCGCAGGGGTGTACGCGGGCATGGGGGCCGCCTGGTTCTCGGGCTCGGGTGCGTACGGGGGCGACGGCCGGCGCTCCGGCTCGGTGGACGCGGCACGGGGCGGCGGAAGCTGACCGTGGTTGGCTCCGCTGATCTTCACCGTCATTCGGGGCTCGCGCTCCTTCGCTGAGGTTTCGGGCACGTCGTAGGGCGCCCAGAGAGCGCCGAGGTCGAGGGGGACACCGCGCACGGCGAGTGCGCCGAGCGCCGCGTGCAGGCCGCCGGTACCGGCCCGGCCCGGCCCGTCCAGGGACACGGCCGCGTACGGGCGGTCGCCGAGGATCTGCCCCGTCAGGACGGTCAGCGCGTTGCCCGCACCGACCTCGACGAAGGTCCGCACCCCGTTCGCGTACATCGCTTCGATCTGGTCCTGGAAGAGCACCGGCGAGGCGAGATGGTCCGCGATCCGGCGGCGCACCTCCTCGGGATCCGAGGGGTACGGTGCCGCGTCGGCGTTGCCGTAGACCTCGGTCCGGGGCCCCGTCAGCGGCACCGAGCGCAGGTACGCGGCCAGCGGCTCGGCGGCCGGGGCGACGACCGGACTGTGGAAGGCGGTCGACGTGGCCAGCCTCCGGGTCGCCACACCTTCGGCGGCGAATCCCTCCTCGGCGCGGGCGACAGCGTCGGCAGTACCCGAAAGCACCACCTGGCGCGGCGAGTTGTGATTGGCGGGCCAGACGTCTCCGTACGCTCCGGCGGCCAGTACCGCCGCGACATGGGCATGGTCCGTCGCGA is a genomic window of Streptomyces sp. NBC_00708 containing:
- a CDS encoding SDR family NAD(P)-dependent oxidoreductase, which translates into the protein MSGPRVPKPTSPGESVRSSPLGRHPVAVVGVGALVPGATDAAGYWRIVSGGQDLITEVPASRWRVEDHYDPDPAAPDRTYARRGAFLPEVDFDPMAYGVPPTVLSSTDTSQLLALMVADQVLADVGGRARLDPDRTGVVLGAAALELLPHMYGRTHRPVWLAALRESGFAEAEARAVCDRISARFQPWRESTFPGLLGNVVAGRIANRFDLHGINHTTDAACASSLAALSTAVGELALGRADLVISGGVDTGNDIGMFLCFSKTPALSPSGDCRPFSAEADGTMLGEAVVMYALKRLADAERDGDRVHAVIRGIGTSSDGRGTAIYAPLPEGQARALRRAYEDAGYGPETVELVEAHGTGTKAGDTAELAALGEVFGASGRSDGQWCAIGSVKSQIGHTKCAAGAAGLLKAVMALRHQVLPPTVKVEHPNPAAALPDGPFYVNTETRPWVRPPGRPRRASVSSFGFGGSNFHVTLEEYVPSGGGRVALRHRSAPSELVLFSGDSPAALVPPPTDAGRPLAALARESHTSFSPTDPVRLAIVAHDGEDLREKYDRALALIRQRPGTAFATPQGTRCAYGDADPGRIGFLFPGQGAQYVGMGAGVAMLSPAAQGVWDRLGGASFDGRALHRVVFPPPAFTEEERAARRALLDATEWAQPALAVHALALLEVVRELGLRPDCVAGHSFGELVALHCAGVLDAGALVALARRRGELMRDAAGAPGAMLAVATDHAHVAAVLAAGAYGDVWPANHNSPRQVVLSGTADAVARAEEGFAAEGVATRRLATSTAFHSPVVAPAAEPLAAYLRSVPLTGPRTEVYGNADAAPYPSDPEEVRRRIADHLASPVLFQDQIEAMYANGVRTFVEVGAGNALTVLTGQILGDRPYAAVSLDGPGRAGTGGLHAALGALAVRGVPLDLGALWAPYDVPETSAKEREPRMTVKISGANHGQLPPPRAASTEPERRPSPPYAPEPENQAAPMPAYTPAQPAPARTVGAADAPAPVPEAVTSLGPDVYAAVEQVHRQTAEAHAACQRMLVDSHTAFLRMTETSMAALLGMPPGGDADAGEAVTVPVPLPPPRLPAVAPVPAMAVPVPVPEAVPVPPMPVAPAPAPVMVPSAVPIPASPDADAPHAMSSSELEGVLLSVVARLTGYPAEMLTLDMELEADLGVDSIKRVEILSAVRRQVGDVASGDVGRLGRLRTLREIVDALVSGPAPTPPAATGSAAPEGAGSPVPDTRPGKDVPLTRLVPRLVESPASGLVTAGLLDGPVVVTGAGPDGLTGLVARKLVEHGVDATAVAEVPSDARAVIHLGGLTSSSAPDEARELHLSAFRAARTVAARATAGGEVVFVAVQDTGGDFGLGGRTRDRAWLGGVAGLVRTAAKEWPGASCRVVDCERGGRDDEEVAEAVVRELLEGGADKEAGLRADGSRAVPHLVPAPVAPEGKGRISSASVLVATGGARGVTAAALLDLAGAHRPRIVLVGRTDPGAEPAGLDAAADEPSLTRLLAERADAAGTDASPARIAARAREILAAREVRATLAALEAAGSPVRYVRADARDADALAAALRDVREAWGPVTGIVHGAGVLADKRIAEKSDEQAGLVMSTKVDGLRALLAATADDPLDTIILFSSVAAVFGNPGQCDYAMANEVLHQVASAEQARRPDCLVRCVAWGPWQGGMVSPSLAAHFGRSGVPLIPLAQGAAAFSAELAGPAGEPRVVLVAGEDPAAIAPAGDASRAQVLVRADALPQLADHAPAGVPVLPVAMALDWFAGAAAAWLPASGPLVVRELRVYRTCALPDLAGAGHRLTVLGSRGAPGAPRGLDAELRGEDGTAYYRAVLDTAGELPAPDAWDTPEALKPLDAAGPYESTALFHGPRFHALRTVNGASEHGAEAVVAGLRALDWAGAHGPLDAAAVDGALQLSLLWAERALGARTLPMAVAECRVHRRGPVEGEVRCVVRGRKTHDTGARCDAALIGADGSVLLELIGVELVRRPS